A part of Terriglobus roseus genomic DNA contains:
- a CDS encoding sugar phosphate isomerase/epimerase family protein, translated as MNITRRDFGRLAAAGISAAALQPRSLFGQGKPNSKINGVQIGVISYSYRQMKPFDALSVLKYAVEDGINATELENVQELWAGLPPAPPRPMGPPPAPGAPRPQMSEAAKAAQLAHAEEVTKWRTTMDVNKYAELRKLYNDAGVSIYAFKITLTDRMPDAEFDYAFKAAKACGANHLTMEMPDNNPGLTARIGKFGEKYKMRMGYHAHTQAKPDTWDEAMAQSPWNCINLDIGHYTAAGNHDQIAFIQKNHARITSMHLKDRQYPEKGGQNQPFGQGDTPIKEVLQLMKKEKYNFPATIELEYKLPDDSDAVKEVAKCLAYAKSCLA; from the coding sequence TCGCCTTGCAGCAGCCGGCATTTCCGCCGCTGCGCTCCAACCGCGTTCGCTGTTTGGCCAAGGCAAGCCGAACTCGAAGATCAACGGCGTACAGATTGGCGTCATCAGTTACTCCTATCGCCAGATGAAGCCGTTCGATGCGCTGTCCGTGTTGAAGTACGCCGTGGAAGACGGCATCAACGCCACCGAACTGGAGAACGTGCAGGAACTGTGGGCAGGTCTGCCCCCCGCGCCGCCGCGCCCCATGGGACCGCCGCCCGCACCGGGCGCACCGCGTCCTCAGATGTCAGAAGCAGCGAAGGCTGCGCAGCTTGCACACGCTGAAGAAGTGACCAAGTGGCGCACCACCATGGACGTGAACAAGTATGCGGAACTGCGCAAGCTGTATAACGACGCGGGCGTGAGCATCTACGCATTCAAGATCACGCTGACCGACCGTATGCCCGATGCTGAGTTTGATTACGCCTTCAAGGCAGCCAAGGCCTGCGGCGCAAACCACCTGACCATGGAGATGCCGGACAACAATCCGGGGCTGACTGCTCGCATTGGCAAGTTTGGCGAGAAGTACAAGATGCGCATGGGCTACCACGCGCACACGCAGGCCAAGCCGGATACGTGGGACGAAGCGATGGCACAGTCGCCGTGGAACTGCATCAACCTGGACATTGGCCACTACACCGCCGCTGGCAATCACGACCAGATTGCGTTCATCCAGAAGAACCATGCGCGCATTACGAGCATGCACCTGAAGGATCGTCAGTACCCGGAAAAGGGCGGCCAGAACCAGCCCTTCGGTCAGGGCGACACCCCCATCAAGGAAGTGCTGCAGCTGATGAAGAAGGAGAAGTACAACTTCCCTGCAACCATCGAGCTGGAGTACAAGCTGCCGGATGACTCCGACGCAGTGAAGGAAGTGGCAAAGTGCCTGGCTTACGCGAAGAGCTGCCTGGCGTAA
- a CDS encoding DUF3857 domain-containing protein has translation MISVRVRPLLVFAAIASSCFAQNSSSPASSQSDPYRDEPYVFEKLDTTVHVKPDGTGEDIVHVILRVQSEGTARQFAVLAGAYASANETATFDFARVHKADGSTVETPVSDTMEMSSEVTRQAPVYSDIREKHLPLRSLSVGDRLEYQFHKVRTKSEAPNQSWGIQRFAIGSGVVLSQTITLDAPTGMYLQVWSPNHPVTPREANGLKSWTWTFSQTKPSAKDENGRMTAAVVKDPDEDGDGRKLPSVAWTTFHSWAEVGDWYRGLALQRAEPTEALKAKAAELTKDAKTPEEQVRALYRYVAMQTRYVGISLGVGRYQPHAAAEVLSNQYGDCKDKDTLLESLLKAKGFTTAPALIGAGITAVPDVPTPAVFNHVITTVLLPGIPDRIWLDSTAEVAPYRVLVPVLRDVNALVVPVDSQASLVKTPTDPPFPYREIFNADATLDNKGLLKSHMTESVRSDNELAFRVMLRQLSPSQWDQAMQMVGQTMGFGGKVSNTDLRQGDSDAPVQLAWDYTRENYAGWKNGNTQPLFPDLEITTIDKDKAPEHDIDLGAPRTLEAHTIITLPEGYRAELPEAQHVKRDYTTYDQTYRLADGKLLVDRKVVVLLHKVSKEQWKDYIAFTHAAGMDAGESYIRLIAPASKPSSQGLSKSDSTGTKIQIPANTVSVQQLMAQANADYRKGDFVEERRVLQQVRDRNPDTPYLMSMLGYLAGRDGKTDEAIADFEIELKNHPDDHSNIPYLLAGYYIKQKRYDKAEALLQSYSNRDEVLIAGSLANVRSLQGKHTEAAATYEAFLKKHPENRNVEYGLAKELYEDHRFDEAVVHARHSMEGSDDANLINNNVYLLSEMKRELPFAEENARRAITLLEKTTAETPVESANTKTFAASSNMTAAWDTLAYILMLEGKPQDALPWFRAAWFNRSEVVVGNHLGQVYEALHQEPRALAIYRLALSTENASAAKEDHEAAASAQLRLTQAGTSPSKDEPASVQEMRTHKVKRPADLSGGGTVRIAIANGAIAEVALVSGDSSLRPVLDEIRGLKLEGYTPPGSNGHVFRDAVLYCGASSATCDFVFMLRNGIGAEGDAR, from the coding sequence ATGATTTCCGTACGCGTACGCCCCTTGCTTGTTTTTGCTGCCATTGCCTCTTCCTGCTTCGCCCAAAACTCCTCGTCACCTGCCAGCAGCCAATCCGACCCCTACCGCGACGAGCCCTACGTTTTTGAAAAGCTGGACACCACGGTCCACGTCAAACCGGATGGGACGGGAGAAGACATTGTTCACGTGATTCTGCGGGTGCAATCGGAGGGCACGGCGCGGCAGTTTGCGGTGCTGGCTGGGGCGTATGCGTCTGCCAATGAGACAGCGACCTTTGATTTTGCACGGGTGCATAAAGCGGATGGAAGCACGGTAGAGACGCCGGTCTCGGACACGATGGAAATGTCGTCAGAAGTGACTCGACAAGCTCCTGTTTATAGCGATATCCGTGAAAAACATCTACCTTTGCGATCGCTCTCTGTGGGTGATCGATTGGAATATCAATTTCACAAGGTGCGTACGAAGTCGGAAGCGCCAAATCAATCCTGGGGAATCCAGCGCTTCGCTATAGGTTCCGGTGTGGTGCTGTCACAGACGATTACCCTGGACGCGCCTACAGGGATGTATCTACAGGTTTGGAGTCCAAATCACCCTGTGACACCGAGGGAAGCAAACGGACTGAAATCATGGACCTGGACCTTCTCGCAGACTAAGCCTTCTGCAAAAGATGAAAACGGCCGTATGACGGCCGCAGTGGTAAAAGACCCGGACGAAGATGGCGATGGCCGCAAGCTACCGTCCGTAGCGTGGACCACTTTTCATAGTTGGGCAGAAGTTGGGGACTGGTATCGCGGGTTGGCGCTGCAACGTGCGGAACCCACAGAGGCTTTGAAAGCTAAAGCAGCAGAATTGACTAAGGATGCGAAGACGCCAGAGGAGCAGGTACGCGCGCTGTATCGTTATGTGGCCATGCAGACACGCTATGTGGGCATCAGCCTTGGCGTTGGCCGCTATCAGCCCCATGCCGCAGCAGAAGTACTCAGCAACCAGTATGGCGATTGCAAGGACAAGGACACGCTGCTGGAATCGCTACTGAAGGCGAAGGGATTCACTACGGCTCCTGCGCTGATCGGTGCCGGCATCACTGCTGTACCTGACGTGCCCACTCCCGCTGTCTTCAATCACGTGATCACAACGGTGCTGTTGCCCGGCATACCCGACCGAATCTGGCTAGACAGCACAGCAGAGGTCGCGCCTTACCGCGTGCTGGTGCCCGTGCTGCGAGATGTCAATGCGTTGGTAGTGCCGGTGGACTCACAGGCATCGCTGGTGAAGACACCTACGGATCCACCCTTTCCTTATCGCGAAATCTTTAACGCCGATGCCACGCTGGACAATAAAGGGCTTCTGAAATCACATATGACCGAGTCCGTCCGTTCGGACAACGAGTTAGCATTTCGCGTGATGTTACGACAGCTTTCTCCATCGCAGTGGGATCAGGCGATGCAGATGGTTGGTCAAACAATGGGATTCGGAGGCAAGGTAAGCAACACCGATCTTCGGCAGGGGGATTCAGACGCTCCCGTACAGCTTGCCTGGGACTACACTCGCGAGAACTATGCCGGCTGGAAAAACGGCAATACCCAGCCGTTATTTCCTGACCTGGAAATCACCACAATCGACAAGGACAAAGCTCCGGAACACGATATCGACTTGGGCGCACCGCGCACACTCGAAGCGCACACAATCATTACGTTGCCCGAAGGATATCGCGCGGAGCTTCCAGAAGCGCAGCATGTGAAGCGCGATTACACCACCTATGACCAAACATACCGTCTGGCTGACGGCAAACTGTTGGTTGATCGCAAAGTCGTAGTGCTACTGCACAAAGTGTCGAAGGAACAATGGAAGGACTACATCGCCTTCACACATGCGGCCGGGATGGATGCGGGTGAAAGCTACATTCGCCTGATTGCACCTGCTTCTAAACCCTCCTCTCAGGGATTGTCGAAGTCAGATTCGACTGGGACAAAAATCCAAATACCCGCGAACACTGTTTCCGTTCAACAGCTCATGGCACAGGCAAACGCCGATTACCGCAAAGGCGACTTCGTAGAGGAACGCCGCGTGCTTCAACAGGTACGTGACCGTAATCCTGACACGCCCTACCTGATGAGCATGCTTGGCTATTTAGCTGGACGCGACGGTAAAACCGATGAAGCCATTGCCGATTTCGAAATTGAGCTTAAAAATCACCCGGATGATCACAGCAATATCCCATATCTATTGGCTGGCTATTACATAAAGCAAAAGCGTTACGACAAGGCCGAAGCATTGCTGCAGTCATACAGTAACCGCGACGAAGTCCTAATTGCAGGCTCACTGGCCAACGTGCGCAGCTTGCAGGGAAAGCACACGGAAGCTGCCGCTACGTACGAAGCCTTCCTCAAGAAACATCCCGAAAACCGCAATGTTGAGTATGGATTGGCCAAGGAACTGTATGAGGACCACCGCTTTGATGAGGCTGTGGTGCATGCACGACATTCCATGGAGGGCAGCGACGATGCCAATCTCATCAATAACAACGTCTATCTGCTCTCGGAAATGAAGCGCGAGCTGCCCTTCGCGGAAGAGAATGCCCGACGCGCTATTACCTTGCTCGAGAAGACAACAGCGGAAACCCCAGTGGAGTCAGCCAATACCAAGACCTTTGCCGCATCTTCTAACATGACTGCCGCATGGGACACTCTCGCCTACATCCTCATGCTGGAAGGCAAGCCGCAAGATGCCCTGCCGTGGTTCCGTGCCGCGTGGTTCAATCGCTCGGAAGTTGTCGTCGGAAATCATCTTGGCCAGGTTTATGAGGCACTGCATCAGGAGCCGCGAGCGCTGGCGATCTACCGCCTTGCCCTTTCGACGGAGAACGCATCCGCGGCAAAGGAAGACCATGAGGCTGCGGCTTCCGCCCAGTTGCGACTGACACAGGCTGGAACATCCCCCTCAAAAGACGAACCGGCATCGGTGCAAGAAATGCGAACGCACAAAGTGAAGCGCCCCGCTGATTTGAGCGGAGGTGGCACGGTGCGCATTGCTATCGCCAACGGCGCGATTGCAGAAGTTGCACTCGTGAGTGGCGACAGCAGCCTGCGACCCGTGCTGGATGAGATTCGAGGATTGAAGCTGGAGGGATATACACCTCCGGGTTCGAATGGACACGTCTTTCGCGACGCTGTACTTTACTGCGGAGCCTCGTCGGCCACGTGCGATTTCGTCTTCATGCTTCGGAACGGGATTGGGGCAGAGGGCGATGCCCGGTAA
- a CDS encoding TonB-dependent siderophore receptor, with protein sequence MKPIYFSSVLLASFSAISQVAVCQSNTCSEDKSTPIQAVTLQVQDGSGATVERAAVEVRCGATVYRVQTGAHGEVALSLHPGSYNVSVQAPGFAALQQENVALSGGAQPTVLKLQVGSATDVISVTANTGFVPYASNAGSKTNAPLIEVPQSISIVSELEMQSRNVITMNEALRYTPGVQADEFGVEPRFDWLKIRGFAAETFGVFRDGMRFNSLSGKLDPYELESVEVLRGPSSVLYGQVPPGGLINQVTKRPSAERRTEVGMQLGAFTRREGFFDTTGSIDKNQVWQYRLLGVLRNSDTQTNYTPDNRRLIAPSFTYKPSDRTNFTFLGDWQHDGTRWSQFLPASGTLYSNPNGVIPVSTFVGEPGWEKVKRDQASAGYTGDHLFNDGWNLHSNYRYQYINFQGSTVYGTGFDGNSTTMVTRYAYELPRWNRINTLDNRALRRFTNGDWEQTVLFGYDYQHVAIKSQQAFAQVADINIFKPVYGVTTIPNMSPYLYQDNLLQQHGLYAQDQIKYRNRLIFTVGGRQDFAKNDIADFLAHTETGHLDQRFTGRAGVGYLTSSGISPYVSFSTSFLPNAGSYVYNATTGQSTDPAKPSDSRQIEAGVKVQPNTWNSYFTAAFFQINQTNVLVSNAAFQTTQTGEVRSRGVELEAIASLQHGLSLHGGYTFTATETLKDQTAANIGKWLSQTPRNQVSMLADYTVANGHFSGLGGNFGVRFVGTNAADSANSFFVPNYALLDAGLRFGYRGMLFTVNATNLTDKRYVATCSGLAYCYYGYARNVIGQVKYHF encoded by the coding sequence TTGAAACCTATCTATTTCTCCTCGGTTCTCCTTGCTTCGTTTTCCGCGATCTCTCAGGTCGCTGTTTGCCAGTCGAATACATGTTCTGAAGATAAGTCGACGCCGATCCAGGCTGTGACGCTGCAGGTGCAGGACGGCAGTGGCGCTACGGTGGAACGCGCTGCGGTGGAAGTTCGTTGCGGTGCTACGGTGTATCGCGTGCAGACCGGCGCTCACGGTGAAGTGGCGCTGTCACTGCATCCCGGCAGCTACAACGTTTCTGTACAGGCGCCGGGCTTTGCCGCGTTGCAGCAGGAGAACGTAGCGCTCTCTGGTGGCGCGCAGCCCACTGTGTTGAAGTTGCAGGTGGGATCAGCGACTGACGTTATCAGCGTGACGGCGAACACCGGCTTTGTTCCTTATGCGTCGAATGCTGGATCGAAGACGAACGCACCGTTGATTGAAGTGCCGCAATCGATTTCTATTGTTAGCGAACTCGAGATGCAGTCGCGCAACGTCATCACCATGAACGAAGCGCTGCGTTACACGCCCGGCGTACAGGCGGATGAGTTTGGTGTGGAGCCGCGTTTTGATTGGTTGAAGATTCGCGGATTTGCAGCAGAAACCTTTGGTGTATTCCGCGATGGTATGCGCTTCAATTCCCTCTCTGGCAAGCTGGATCCGTACGAATTGGAAAGCGTGGAAGTGTTGCGCGGACCTTCGTCTGTGCTCTATGGCCAGGTGCCTCCGGGTGGATTGATTAACCAGGTTACGAAGCGTCCTTCTGCGGAGCGTCGTACGGAAGTGGGCATGCAGCTTGGAGCCTTCACGCGTCGCGAAGGATTCTTCGACACGACTGGCTCCATCGATAAGAACCAAGTGTGGCAGTATCGTTTGCTGGGTGTGTTGCGCAATAGTGATACGCAGACGAACTACACGCCGGACAATCGCCGATTAATTGCACCGTCGTTCACTTACAAGCCCAGCGATCGCACCAACTTTACCTTCCTTGGTGATTGGCAGCATGACGGAACTCGTTGGAGTCAGTTCCTGCCTGCGAGCGGCACGCTTTACAGCAATCCGAACGGCGTAATTCCTGTGAGCACGTTTGTTGGTGAGCCGGGGTGGGAGAAGGTGAAGCGCGATCAGGCGTCGGCTGGCTACACCGGCGACCATCTCTTTAATGATGGATGGAATCTGCACTCGAACTATCGCTACCAGTACATCAACTTCCAGGGCAGCACGGTGTATGGCACGGGCTTTGATGGCAACAGCACAACGATGGTGACGCGTTATGCGTATGAACTGCCGCGCTGGAACCGCATCAACACGCTGGATAATCGCGCGCTGCGTCGTTTCACCAATGGTGATTGGGAACAGACTGTGCTGTTTGGTTATGACTATCAGCACGTCGCCATTAAGAGTCAGCAGGCCTTTGCGCAAGTGGCGGACATCAATATCTTCAAGCCGGTTTACGGTGTGACGACGATCCCCAACATGTCGCCGTATCTGTATCAGGACAACCTGCTGCAGCAGCACGGCCTGTACGCGCAGGATCAGATCAAGTATCGCAATCGCCTTATCTTCACCGTGGGTGGACGTCAGGACTTTGCGAAGAATGACATTGCAGATTTTCTTGCGCACACGGAGACAGGCCATCTTGATCAGCGATTCACGGGTCGTGCGGGTGTTGGTTATCTGACATCGAGCGGTATCTCGCCTTATGTTTCGTTCTCCACCAGCTTTCTGCCCAACGCAGGCAGCTATGTGTATAACGCAACGACGGGGCAATCGACCGATCCGGCGAAGCCGTCCGATTCGCGACAGATTGAAGCTGGTGTGAAGGTGCAGCCAAACACATGGAACAGCTACTTCACCGCTGCGTTCTTCCAGATCAATCAGACGAACGTGCTGGTGAGCAATGCTGCATTTCAAACTACGCAGACCGGCGAAGTACGCTCGCGTGGTGTGGAGTTGGAAGCGATCGCAAGCCTACAGCATGGCCTGAGCCTGCATGGTGGATACACCTTCACTGCAACAGAGACCTTGAAGGACCAGACAGCTGCAAACATTGGCAAGTGGCTATCGCAGACGCCGAGGAACCAGGTGTCGATGCTTGCGGATTACACCGTGGCGAATGGACATTTCAGCGGACTGGGTGGCAACTTTGGTGTTCGGTTTGTTGGTACCAATGCAGCAGACAGCGCGAACAGCTTCTTTGTTCCGAACTATGCGTTGCTGGATGCGGGTCTTCGCTTTGGATATCGCGGCATGCTGTTTACGGTGAATGCGACCAACCTGACAGACAAGCGCTATGTGGCTACGTGCAGCGGCCTGGCTTACTGCTACTACGGCTATGCGCGCAACGTTATTGGACAGGTGAAGTACCACTTCTAA
- a CDS encoding PepSY-associated TM helix domain-containing protein translates to MGFASNLVHHPRKLWLRRALFQVHLWLGVLLSLYVIVIGFSGSVLVWEDELQARAFRGQTYDAAHTLPASQIVKTVANAYPKEPLYYLMWPQENAPVYTAYLHTENKGQHIVRLNATTGEIVPIRSGFIDWMHDLHIYLLMGQTGFIVNCVMGIGLLVLSISGLVLWWPGLRAWARGFYVNLRAGWKRINFDAHNAIGIWTLLIVSWWGFTAIAFLLPAQVMKAVSVISPVKAMRQPDVPKPQHVGDAVSLQTIADRSNQLNPSAFLSGVSLPDAPGQNYVAYMDSPTPGDFSHRFIHTFAADGQLLSTWHYGEKQSLGDWILWLVYPLHFGTLWGTWVKVIWSALGMSLPVLSITGLLMYWNRYLGKRWKKLQH, encoded by the coding sequence ATGGGATTCGCAAGCAATCTCGTTCATCATCCGCGTAAGCTGTGGCTGCGCAGGGCGCTCTTCCAGGTTCATCTCTGGTTGGGCGTCCTGCTGTCGCTCTACGTGATCGTTATTGGATTTTCAGGCTCTGTGCTGGTGTGGGAAGACGAGCTGCAGGCGCGCGCGTTTCGTGGGCAGACGTACGACGCAGCGCATACTCTTCCTGCATCGCAAATTGTTAAGACCGTTGCTAACGCCTATCCGAAAGAGCCGCTGTATTACCTGATGTGGCCGCAGGAAAATGCGCCGGTGTACACCGCGTATCTGCACACGGAAAACAAGGGCCAACACATCGTGCGTTTGAATGCGACGACCGGCGAAATTGTGCCGATTCGTAGCGGCTTCATTGACTGGATGCACGACCTGCACATCTACCTGCTGATGGGGCAGACCGGCTTCATTGTGAATTGTGTGATGGGCATTGGTCTGCTTGTTCTTTCGATCAGCGGCCTGGTGTTGTGGTGGCCTGGGCTTCGTGCTTGGGCGCGTGGTTTCTATGTGAATCTGCGCGCTGGATGGAAGCGCATTAACTTCGACGCACACAACGCCATTGGCATCTGGACGCTGCTGATTGTCAGTTGGTGGGGATTCACTGCGATTGCCTTCCTGCTTCCCGCACAGGTGATGAAAGCCGTGAGTGTGATCTCGCCAGTGAAGGCGATGCGGCAACCGGATGTGCCTAAGCCGCAACATGTGGGTGACGCGGTATCGCTGCAAACAATTGCGGATCGCTCGAATCAACTGAATCCATCGGCGTTTCTGTCTGGCGTTTCGCTGCCTGATGCGCCGGGACAGAACTACGTCGCATACATGGATAGCCCGACGCCCGGCGACTTTTCGCATCGGTTCATCCACACATTTGCAGCGGATGGGCAGTTGCTTTCGACGTGGCACTACGGCGAGAAGCAGTCGCTGGGCGATTGGATTCTTTGGCTGGTTTATCCACTGCACTTCGGTACGTTGTGGGGAACTTGGGTGAAGGTGATCTGGAGTGCGCTTGGCATGAGCTTGCCTGTTCTCTCCATTACCGGATTGCTGATGTATTGGAATCGTTATCTGGGTAAGCGCTGGAAGAAGCTTCAGCACTAA
- a CDS encoding M61 family metallopeptidase → MQRYHRLTVKNFSARFLRLVGAAAIAAATLPALAQNNATEYRFTFPDVVHHVVQVEATFHNVPQQPLTVQMSRSSPGRYAAFEYASNVFEEKFTDESGKPLTVTRPDPRSWTVSGHHGTVHVTYKLFGNRVDGTFMAIDTTHAHLNWPATVMWAHGFDDRPSKLSFVLPEGLNWKIATQLYPTNDPNTFTSPNLQYLMDSPAELANYAIHTFQVPALKPGGKAQTIRVVAHSQATDAELAEYFAGVEKIVKEEQAVYGELPDYEPGYYTFLADALPWDNGDGMEHRNSTVMTSRQLGLSVVAHEYFHNWNVERIRPEGLEPFNFRDVNMSGLMFVAEGFTQYYGNLAMIRTGLTPMPRGMMGFARDISNVINSPSTQYRSAMDMSRMAPFVDGASDLFPTYFNNTFVSYYTFGDVVAMGLDLSLRVKTNGKVTLDDFMRAMWLAYGKPGGPAPGLVGHPYSIADVQTQLAKVSGDPAFAADYVKRYMIGTEKVDYASLLQHAGFVMKKRGGATLGNIYLMKKGDPVRRGQAPAGPETLKVAASTVIGSPAYLAGLDLDDELVSVGGMAINSSADVEKAIDGKKVGDSVELIYKRRGQEVRSKAVLAADPTLEIVPVETAGGTLTAEQKAFREAWLGTKVK, encoded by the coding sequence TTGCAGCGTTATCATCGCCTCACTGTGAAGAATTTTTCTGCTCGCTTCCTGCGTCTTGTGGGTGCCGCCGCCATTGCTGCAGCCACCCTGCCTGCCCTCGCACAGAACAACGCCACGGAATATCGCTTTACCTTTCCAGACGTTGTGCACCACGTGGTGCAGGTAGAGGCCACCTTCCACAACGTTCCGCAGCAGCCCCTCACCGTGCAGATGAGCCGATCCTCTCCCGGCCGCTACGCCGCGTTTGAATACGCATCGAATGTCTTCGAAGAAAAGTTCACTGACGAAAGCGGCAAGCCGCTCACCGTCACCAGGCCCGACCCACGTTCGTGGACCGTCAGCGGACATCACGGCACCGTTCATGTCACTTACAAATTGTTCGGCAACCGCGTCGATGGCACCTTCATGGCCATCGACACAACGCACGCGCACCTGAACTGGCCCGCGACGGTAATGTGGGCGCACGGTTTCGATGATCGTCCGTCGAAACTAAGCTTCGTTCTGCCCGAGGGCTTGAACTGGAAGATCGCCACGCAGCTTTATCCAACGAACGATCCCAATACGTTCACCTCGCCCAATCTGCAATACCTGATGGACAGCCCAGCAGAGCTCGCGAACTACGCGATCCACACCTTCCAGGTGCCCGCGCTCAAGCCCGGCGGCAAGGCGCAGACCATCCGCGTCGTAGCCCACTCGCAGGCCACGGACGCAGAACTGGCCGAGTACTTCGCAGGCGTCGAAAAGATCGTGAAGGAAGAGCAGGCCGTCTACGGCGAACTGCCGGACTACGAGCCGGGCTATTACACCTTCCTCGCCGATGCTCTGCCGTGGGACAACGGCGATGGCATGGAGCATCGCAACAGTACTGTGATGACCTCGCGCCAGCTTGGCCTCAGCGTCGTAGCGCATGAGTACTTTCACAACTGGAACGTGGAACGCATCCGTCCAGAAGGTCTGGAGCCGTTCAACTTCCGCGATGTGAACATGAGCGGCCTGATGTTTGTTGCAGAAGGCTTCACGCAGTACTACGGCAACCTGGCGATGATCCGCACCGGCCTAACACCCATGCCGCGCGGCATGATGGGCTTTGCACGCGACATCAGCAACGTAATCAATTCACCCTCAACGCAGTATCGCTCCGCAATGGATATGAGCCGCATGGCTCCATTCGTTGACGGTGCAAGCGATCTGTTCCCGACGTACTTCAACAACACCTTCGTCTCGTACTACACGTTCGGCGATGTGGTCGCGATGGGCCTCGATCTCTCCCTACGTGTGAAGACAAACGGCAAGGTCACGCTCGATGACTTCATGCGTGCCATGTGGTTGGCATACGGCAAGCCCGGTGGCCCCGCACCCGGACTCGTAGGCCATCCGTACAGCATTGCGGATGTGCAAACGCAGCTCGCAAAAGTGAGCGGCGATCCTGCCTTCGCGGCAGATTACGTGAAGCGTTACATGATCGGCACAGAGAAGGTGGACTACGCATCGCTGCTGCAGCACGCAGGCTTCGTCATGAAGAAGCGCGGCGGCGCAACATTGGGGAACATCTATCTGATGAAGAAGGGTGATCCAGTGCGTCGCGGTCAGGCGCCTGCAGGACCGGAGACGTTGAAGGTTGCCGCATCCACCGTCATCGGTTCGCCTGCATATCTTGCAGGACTCGATCTGGATGATGAGTTGGTCAGCGTTGGCGGCATGGCCATCAACTCATCTGCGGATGTAGAGAAGGCCATCGACGGGAAAAAGGTAGGCGACAGCGTGGAGCTGATCTACAAGCGTCGCGGTCAGGAAGTACGCTCGAAGGCCGTCCTCGCTGCAGATCCCACGCTTGAGATTGTTCCTGTCGAAACAGCAGGCGGAACACTCACTGCGGAACAGAAGGCGTTCCGCGAAGCATGGCTTGGAACCAAAGTGAAATAG
- a CDS encoding Gfo/Idh/MocA family protein, with the protein MITRRTFLGTMGAATALAAMPTARALGANDRIRIALVGCGDRGMQDLRDALKESNIEIVAAADAYTRRLEMMKEKYPNIKTYDDPLKLLENKDVDAVINATPLHLHAKYFLATLQAGKDLYSEKTMAYNIADATACRNAAKASKQVVQIGMQHESEGELRDVQDWVKSGKLGKLTMVEAWMSRNTPRGKGQWVRPIPEDCNPDHVRWDLFLANRPKSAFDANKFINWRLFWEFSGGNITENMVHQIAWIATALDLDVPAAAYCAGGVFSEKDGRQVPDTIAVTLEYPNDLTVLWQSTFSNARYGLGEHYLGSNGTIEHVSGSTGMVTGSQNSRGGTKFMPEKANDPSGVVIESTTKGVTHMGNWFDAIRSRSKDKVNATVEVGYRSSVASFMSNLAYRRKARVTFEDAKAAAPDALYNEADLHTSHHKA; encoded by the coding sequence ATGATCACTCGCAGAACCTTCCTTGGAACCATGGGAGCCGCGACCGCGCTGGCAGCCATGCCCACCGCACGCGCGCTTGGCGCTAATGACCGCATTCGAATCGCGCTGGTGGGATGCGGCGATCGTGGCATGCAGGATCTGCGTGACGCTCTCAAGGAATCGAACATTGAAATTGTGGCCGCCGCTGACGCCTACACGCGCCGACTGGAGATGATGAAGGAGAAGTATCCCAACATCAAGACCTATGACGATCCCCTGAAGTTGCTGGAAAACAAGGACGTAGATGCGGTGATCAATGCGACGCCGCTGCACCTGCATGCCAAGTATTTTCTTGCCACGCTGCAGGCCGGAAAAGACCTGTACAGCGAAAAAACGATGGCCTACAACATTGCCGATGCCACGGCTTGCCGCAATGCCGCCAAGGCTTCAAAGCAGGTGGTGCAGATTGGTATGCAGCACGAGAGCGAAGGCGAACTGCGCGATGTGCAGGACTGGGTCAAGAGCGGCAAGCTTGGCAAACTGACCATGGTGGAGGCATGGATGAGCCGCAACACACCACGTGGCAAAGGCCAGTGGGTACGCCCCATTCCTGAGGATTGCAACCCGGACCATGTGCGCTGGGATCTGTTCCTGGCAAACCGTCCGAAGAGTGCGTTCGATGCGAACAAGTTCATCAACTGGCGTCTGTTCTGGGAGTTCTCCGGCGGCAACATCACGGAAAACATGGTGCACCAGATCGCGTGGATTGCCACCGCGCTGGATCTTGACGTTCCTGCCGCTGCGTATTGCGCGGGTGGCGTGTTCAGCGAAAAGGATGGACGGCAGGTGCCTGACACGATTGCCGTAACGCTCGAATATCCGAATGATCTGACCGTGTTGTGGCAGTCCACTTTCTCCAATGCACGTTATGGATTGGGCGAGCACTACCTGGGATCGAACGGAACGATTGAGCATGTGTCCGGTTCGACAGGCATGGTAACGGGAAGCCAGAACTCGCGTGGCGGCACGAAGTTCATGCCGGAGAAGGCGAACGATCCCAGCGGTGTGGTCATTGAATCGACCACCAAGGGCGTGACGCACATGGGCAACTGGTTTGATGCGATCCGTTCGCGCAGCAAGGACAAGGTGAATGCCACGGTGGAAGTAGGCTATCGGTCTTCGGTAGCGTCATTTATGTCGAACCTGGCGTACCGCCGTAAGGCACGCGTGACCTTTGAAGATGCGAAGGCGGCAGCGCCAGATGCGTTGTACAACGAGGCCGACCTGCACACGTCGCACCACAAGGCGTGA